One Fusarium falciforme chromosome 12, complete sequence DNA window includes the following coding sequences:
- a CDS encoding Carboxylic ester hydrolase produces MKVLTNISALLAFGLGPSQVTAKHYNPVKLDGYGTFSGTVINSTYSKQDLPAPVDAWLGINYASPPTGNGRFSPANAPAKFGGIKTADTYGKACIQDASSRTPLETQDEDCLSFNVYRTKGVPLSKKLPVLVWIHGGSFCVGSWASFDAAAFVASSKEPIVVVNFHYRLNSLGFLPSELFEDEGLLNLGIRDQNYFLQFVQKHIGSFGGDRKAVTIGGRSAGGHSVGIHYFHNYGKDSKPLFARAIHQSGSVTSRAFPNASYPLYKRQYAEYLSFLGCDKAKTNKATLKCLRKADINDIRNISTKIYNDYDPVLTWPFQPVHGGPLFEKPGSQSGYDGTFFHVPTISSTTSDEGKFYTPGDLETNQEFLDYLHNISPALTEEDLADIASLYPDPATDPTSPFANSPNSTQYNRISAAWSDYAYICPGQETTYRTSTAGVPTWKVRFNTRNKVPDWQGIPHTSDTAYTWNEPTTEFPEISHIYHAYLASFVASGDPNRHRYPGSPKWPSYQGGDESPQQLVVQPQNTKVEEDSIRKEACLFWRDPERAPRLNK; encoded by the coding sequence ATGAAGGTTTTGACGAATATCAGCGCGTTGCTGGCCTTTGGGCTGGGTCCTTCGCAGGTCACTGCGAAGCACTATAACCCTGTCAAGCTTGACGGATACGGCACCTTCTCAGGCACAGTCATCAACAGCACCTACTCCAAACAGGACCTCCCAGCACCTGTCGACGCCTGGCTCGGTATCAACTATGCGTCACCGCCCACTGGTAACGGGCGTTTCTCTCCAGCAAATGCGCCTGCAAAGTTCGGGGGAATCAAGACCGCCGACACATACGGCAAGGCGTGTATTCAAGATGCCTCTTCCCGAACTCCCCTCGAGACTCAAGATGAAGACTGCCTCAGCTTCAACGTCTATCGAACGAAAGGCGTCCCTCTGAGCAAGAAACTCCCTGTTCTCGTATGGATCCACGGAGGTTCATTCTGCGTGGGCAGTTGGGCAAGTTTCGACGCCGCCGCATTCGTCGCTTCATCCAAAGAACCTATTGTTGTCGTCAACTTCCACTACCGTCTCAACTCTCTCGGATTTCTGCCCTCTGAGCTTTTTGAGGACGAAGGTCTGCTGAACCTTGGAATTCGAGATCAAAACTACTTCCTGCAGTTTGTCCAGAAGCACATTGGCTCTTTTGGAGGTGATCGCAAGGCTGTCACTATTGGCGGCCGATCTGCTGGCGGCCACTCTGTGGGAATCCACTACTTCCACAACTACGGCAAAGATTCCAAGCCCTTGTTCGCCCGGGCGATTCACCAGTCGGGCTCTGTCACTTCGAGGGCATTCCCCAACGCGAGCTATCCCCTCTATAAGCGCCAGTATGCCGAGTATCTATCTTTCCTCGGatgcgacaaggccaagacaaaCAAGGCCACCCTCAAATGTCTTCGAAAGGCAGACATAAACGACATTCGAAACATTAGCACCAAGATTTACAACGACTACGACCCTGTCCTGACTTGGCCTTTCCAGCCTGTCCATGGAGGACCTTTATTCGAGAAGCCCGGTTCACAATCGGGTTACGACGGCACCTTCTTTCATGTCCCGACCATTTCATCGACTACCTCTGACGAGGGAAAGTTTTACACGCCCGGTGACTTGGAGACAAACCAGGAGTTTCTGGATTATCTGCACAACATCTCACCAGCTCTGACAGAGGAAGACTTGGCCGATATAGCTTCTCTTTACCCCGATCCAGCAACAGACCCAACTTCACCATTCGCAAACTCGCCAAACAGCACCCAGTACAACCGTATTTCAGCTGCCTGGAGCGACTACGCCTACATTTGCCCCGGCCAAGAAACCACCTACCGAACATCCACAGCTGGCGTACCAACCTGGAAGGTTCGTTTCAACACGAGGAACAAGGTTCCAGACTGGCAGGGTATCCCACACACATCTGACACGGCATATACCTGGAACGAACCCACTACTGAGTTCCCTGAGATCAGCCACATTTACCATGCGTACCTGGCCAGCTTTGTGGCATCGGGAGATCCCAATCGTCATAGGTACCCCGGTAGCCCGAAGTGGCCGTCATATCAAGGTGGAGATGAGTCGCCGCAGCAGCTCGTTGTGCAGCCCCAGAACAcgaaggttgaggaggacTCGATTCGAAAGGAGGCTTGTTTGTTCTGGAGAGATCCCGAAAGGGCCCCTCGGCTGAACAAGTAG
- a CDS encoding HET domain-containing protein yields MAGHQQTPGSGRGEYQMFNSQYAQTLSLVSQKSNFSIPMTGPLISNRDMGELMSRDHGFETGFEPKVAYNHTPSEESESIRHFTVAPHGLGVPGSIYSSLYQEGQFRLLAILPGTDDAPIRCRLRICSLDDNHDTYEALSYCWRTEADCDWGVEYPSIECNGVEMAIGVNLHLALRRIRRPDSTRLVWADAICIDQSNPVERSQQVAAMGDIFRNAFRVLVWLGPNGDDDPLQSTASQALASICSIVSTWAIPTNRPVDFESARYRIQGLAQEFHGEGPLPQESPIWFKALGLYKTRWFQRLWVVQEIALAQRSTVIWGKCEMSWQWIGLAAAIIRTNWHRIVPKDFNRGKMSDRQVPVGVMNAYFMYRISRSQDYLEPLRFSFCELLTLTRQFGCQEKRDKIFGLLGLATTDGINSLITPDYTNPLGEVYHNVASLMLSSKNPLAILSHVHHTEIFDHPGHAVYAYDHGYSSQASSARVTPYKDSWIPRWDVKGPQALTPLDAHPDFAAGLSKPAQIRDGVQGDRLTVRGIIIDDVKYRVWMSSQCFKQRQSLPCRQTPGLEEILVRTGHTRHTLERLALTLTAGKSWYGTPITDRAGMLADFANCLVTG; encoded by the exons ATGGCCGGCCACCAGCAAACTCCAGGCTCAGGGCGCGGAGAATACCAAATGTTCAATTCGCAATATGCGCAGACCCTCTCTTTGGTGTCTCAAA AAAGCAACTTTTCTATACCTATGACGGGGCCCCTTATCTCGAATCGAGACATGGGAGAGCTTATGTCTCGCGACCATGGGTTTGAAACAGGGTTCGAACCCAAGGTTGCGTATAATCATACGCCGTCAGAGGAAAGCGAATCAATCAGGCACTTTACTGTCGCTCCACATGGTCTCGGTGTTCCTGGCTCAATCTACTCAAGTCTGTATCAAGAGGGCCAATTCCGTCTTCTTGCGATTCTTCCCGGCACCGACGATGCCCCAATCCGATGCCGCTTACGCATCTGCTCTTTGGACGACAATCACGACACCTACGAAGCGCTCTCTTACTGCTGGAGGACAGAAGCGGACTGTGATTGGGGTGTTGAGTACCCCTCGATCGAATGCAACGGGGTTGAGATGGCTATAGGCGTCAACTTGCATCTTGCTCTGCGTCGAATACGCCGCCCAGACTCCACGCGCCTGGTGTGGGCTGATGCCATCTGTATTGATCAGAGCAATCCCGTCGAGCGAAGTCAACAGGTTGCTGCGATGGGTGACATCTTTCGAAATGCGTTCAGAGTCCTCGTTTGGCTTGGTCCGAATGGAGATGACGATCCCCTACAGTCAACAGCCTCACAGGCCCTCGCCAGTATTTGCTCGATTGTTTCCACGTGGGCGATACCAACCAACCGTCCAGTAGATTTCGAAAGTGCTCGGTATCGGATCCAAGGATTAGCTCAAGAGTTTCATGGTGAGGGACCATTGCCGCAAGAGAGTCCAATCTGGTTTAAGGCCTTGGGCCTCTATAAGACACGGTGGTTCCAACGCCTCTGGGTAGTCCAAGAAATCGCATTAGCGCAACGATCTACGGTTATCTGGGGAAAATGCGAAATGTCGTGGCAATGGATCGGACTCGCTGCCGCAATTATTCGAACGAACTGGCACCGCATCGTGCCTAAGGACTTTAACAGAGGCAAAATGTCAGACCGACAGGTACCCGTCGGTGTGATGAACGCGTACTTTATGTACAGGATATCGCGTTCCCAGGACTATCTCGAGCCCCTTCGGTTTTCCTTCTGCGAGCTTCTTACATTGACTCGACAGTTTGGGTGCCAGGAGAAGCGAGACAAGATCTTTGGACTACTCGGTCTAGCTACTACGGATGGTATCAACTCGCTAATTACGCCTGACTACACGAACCCTCTTGGAGAAGTTTACCATAATGTGGCAAGTCTGATGCTCAGCTCCAAGAATCCTCTAGCCATCTTATCTCATGTTCATCACACCGAGATCTTTGACCACCCCGGACATGCGGTCTACGCCTACGATCACGGCTATTCATCCCAGGCTAGTTCAGCCAGAGTCACGCCTTACAAAGATTCATGGATCCCAAGATGGGATGTCAAGGGACCACAGGCACTGACACCTCTGGACGCACATCCGGATTTTGCAGCCGGCTTGTCTAAGCCAGCTCAGATCCGAGACGGCGTCCAAGGCGACCGACTCACAGTCCGAGGGATCATCATTGATGATGTGAAGTACAGGGTCTGGATGAGTTCTCAATGCTTCAAACAGCGACAATCACTGCCTTGTAGGCAAACACCAGGCCTTGAGGAAATCCTAGTGCGAACCGGCCACACACGACACACCTTGGAGAGGCTAGCTCTGACCCTGACGGCGGGCAAGAGCTGGTATGGCACTCCAATCACCGATCGCGCCGGCATGCTTGCAGATTTTGCAAACTGTCTTGTTACTGGATGA
- a CDS encoding G domain-containing protein yields the protein MELTPPESFSLSPNDVVIAVMGVTGAGKSTFIGKVTGQDVKVGHSLVSHTAAVGVSPYQQSPDRCVYLVDTPGFDDTTRTDTEVLKDVAFFLSQIYRKDVKLAGIVYLHRITDNRVRGSSMKNLKMFQQLCGDEAFGHVILATFMWDTLDKASKDVGDQREQELMSRAEFWGTMYKSGSQVARWLGNEQSAQSIVGKIIEVHGKAGEAVLKIQQEMVNEDKDLDETAAGREVQREIAAAKAQLQEEIKELREMQEDMIKQSNEKLAQEFATQRQAIEKQLRDANETQASLKISLETLLEEKTAEYEEMLKRAQEEQRRMAEALKEKEADIRRAQKERAEDEKMFREAQAQCAEEVKELARKIEQQQREAERQQREAERQRREYEERQRRMEEERKRKEEEERQRRQREEERKKKE from the exons ATGGAGTTGACACCGCCAGAGTCATTCTCGTTGAG CCCCAACGACGTGGTTATCGCCGTAATGGGCGTGACGGGCGCTGGAAAGAGCACATTCATCGGCAAAGTCACTGGCCAAGACGTCAAGGTTGGCCACAGCCTCGTCTCGCACACCGCAGCTGTCGGCGTCTCTCCTTATCAGCAAAGTCCCGATCGCTGCGTCTATCTCGTCGACACGCCCGGCTTTGATGATACTACTCGCACCGATACCGAGGTGCTCAAGGATGTCGCATTTTTCCTCTCGCAGATCTACAGAAAGGATGTGAAGCTTGCTGGAATCGTCTATCTCCATCGCATCACCGATAATCGAGTTCGGGGGTCGTCGATGAAGAATCTCAAGATGTTTCAGCAGCTCTGCGGCGATGAAGCCTTTGGGCACGTCATCTTGGCGACTTTCATGTGGGACACACTCGATAAAGCCTCGAAAGACGTGGGCGATCAGCGGGAACAGGAACTCATGAGCCGAGCCGAGTTTTGGGGCACCATGTACAAGAGCGGCAGTCAAGTGGCCCGGTGGTTGGGCAACGAACAGTCAGCTCAGAGCATAGTGGGCAAGATCATCGAGGTTCACGGCAAAGCGGGTGAGGCGGTGCTCAAGATCCAACAAGAGATGGTCAACGAGGATAAGGACCTCGATGAGACAGCAGCCGGTCGGGAGGTGCAGAGAGAAATCGCGGCTGCAAAGGCGCAATTACaagaggagatcaaggagctgCGCGAAATGCAGGAGGACATGATCAAACAGTCCAACGAGAAGCTAGCCCAGGAGTTTGCGACACAGAGACAAGCGATTGAGAAGCAGCTCAGAGATGCCAATGAAACCCAGGCGTCACTCAAAATATCGCTCGAGACTCTTCTCGAAGAAAAGACGGCCGAGTACGAAGAGATGCTCAAGCGGGCTCAAGAGGAACAGCGACGAATGGCAGAGGCTCTGAAGGAAAAAGAGGCCGACATTCGGAGGGCTCAAAAGGAGAGAGCTGAGGACGAAAAGATGTTTCGTGAGGCTCAGGCGCAATGCGCGGAAGAAGTCAAAGAGCTGGCTCGCAAGATCGAGCAACAACAGCGTGAGGCGGAGAGGCAGCAACGTGAAGCCGAGAGACAGCGACGCGAGTACGAGGAGAGACAGCGACGAATGGAGGAGGAACGTAAgagaaaggaagaagaggagagacagCGGCGACAACGCGAAGAAGAGCGCAAGAAAAAGGAATAA
- a CDS encoding G domain-containing protein, translated as MARETKDVWVALMGVTGSGKSTFISHCTGQKATVGNGLQSCTRNVEVYSFTYRPGLTVHLVDTPGFDDTNRQDGAVLGEISGWLSKTYTEQIYLSGILYFHRISDVRMQGTGKMNMWLLRKLCGRGAVNKVVLTTTMWELVEESTAEQRLKELEETEEFWGYMKKNRAGGHRHYNNKESALNVLSRFVPQELNVEPEVIKLAIQTELADDHKTLDQTGAGKMLNAEWVQEKESLENELVQLLQEQQEEMKQSVERMRLEQEKLRVTMEQLHAERLAKMREMLEQQRDATESLNADLWEKERERQQEQKRHKEEKLRNKKLAAEQQKTIRDLTVKLSPVQSPSAAEPPPWTPSVFEEQKPAEPSWQWEHTQSQDTVFSAHWTLGFTPDGKKLIAGHNEKRISVFSRDEQGQYHITQEFKCWSTSKWKRKGYSRITVTMRPDGRTFAVSAENRRIQIYDLNGSGMFRQTQKLDQKARMMASSPDGEYLVSITNMFDGKVQVWKGFDTPLLPMKCVEEKIVHDLGGSVAGSMAFSSDGRLALVLSDKVIMCALNTLTGILTKTQVLPSDLSSIESLTWAPDGRTLACSGPRKEHVEIWTTGHDGQMQRVAKLDTPWDWCRRMSFSPDGNFLAIAYEFQG; from the exons atggcgagaGAAACAAAGGACGTTTGGGTTGCTCTTATGGGCGTTACTGGCTCTGGGAAAAGCACATTTATTTCCCATTGCACTGGCCAGAAAGCCACTGTCGGAAATGGTCTCCAGTCGT GCACACGCAATGTTGAGGTCTACAGTTTCACCTACCGACCCGGACTCACGGTTCATTTGGTCGACACTCCAGGCTTTGACGACACCAACAGGCAAGATGGTGCTGTCCTCGGAGAGATCTCAGGATGGCTCAGCAAGACCTACACCGAGCAGATCTACCTCAGCGGCATCCTTTACTTTCATCGCATCAGCGACGTCCGGATGCAGGGCACAGGAAAAATGAACATGTGGCTCCTCCGGAAGCTCTGTGGTCGCGGGGCGGTGAACAAGGTCGTTCTTACTACCACCATGTGGGAGTTGGTCGAAGAGAGCACGGCCGAGCAGAGACTGAAAGAATTGGAGGAGACCGAGGAGTTTTGGGGATACATGAAGAAAAATCGCGCTGGAGGCCACCGACACTACAACAACAAAGAGTCGGCACTGAATGTCCTTAGCCGGTTCGTGCCCCAGGAGCTCAATGTTGAGCCTGAAGTTATAAAGCTGGCTATACAGACTGAGCTGGCTGATGATCACAAAACTCTTGATCAAACCGGCGCAGGAAAGATGCTCAACGCGGAATGGGTTCAAGAGAAGGAGTCTCTCGAGAATGAGCTTGTTCAA CTTCTACAAGAACAacaggaggagatgaagcaaTCAGTCGAGAGGATGCGCCTCGAGCAGGAGAAACTTAGGGTCACGATGGAACAGTTGCATGCTGAGCGACTGGCCAAGATGAGGGAGATGCTGGAGCAACAGAGAGACGCTACTGAGTCTCTGAATGCAGACTTgtgggagaaggagagggagcgACAACAAGAGCAGAAGCGCcacaaggaggagaagctccgAAATAAGAAATTGGCAGCTGAACAGCAGAAGACTATTCGTGATCTGACGGTGAAGCTGAGCCCGGTGCAATCTCCCAGTGCTGCTGAGCCACCACCATGGACTCCATCTGTATTCGAAGAACAAAAGCCAGCCGAACCAAG CTGGCAATGGGAACACACCCAAAGCCAGGACACGGTCTTCAGCGCTCACTGGACACTTGGCTTTACTCCTGACGGGAAGAAGCTCATCGCCGGACACAACGAGAAAAGAATATCGGTTTTCAGCCGCGACGAGCAAGGGCAATACCACATCACGCAAGAGTTTAAATGCTGGAGCACGAGCAAGTGGAAACGAAAGGGGTATAGCCGAATTACCGTCACCATGAGACCAGACGGCCGTACCTTTGCGGTATCTGCCGAGAACCGACGTATCCAAATTTACGATTTGAATGGCTCGGGCATGTTTCGTCAAACGCAAAAACTTGATCAGAAGGCCAggatgatggcctcgtcgccAGACGGCGAATACCTGGTATCGATTACGAATATGTTTGACGGCAAGGTTCAGGTTTGGAAGGGGTTTGACACTCCTTTGCTACCCATGAAGTGCGTTGAAGAGAAGATCGTGCATGACCTTGGGGGCAGCGTCGCCGGGTCCATGGCCTTTAGTTCAGATGGACGCCTagctttggtgttgagcgaCAAAGTCATCATGTGTGCCCTAAACACGCTCACTGGAATTCTCACCAAAACACAAGTCCTACCTTCAGACTTAAGCTCGATCGAGAGTCTGACATGGGCCCCAGATGGCCGCACCCTCGCGTGCTCGGGACCCAGGAAAGAGCACGTCGAAATCTGGACAACGGGACACGACGGGCAGATGCAGCGGGTGGCAAAACTCGACACGCCCTGGGACTGGTGCAGACGTATGTCTTTCTCGCCTGATGGCAATTTCTTGGCCATTGCGTATGAGTTTCAGGGGTGA